In Actinoplanes octamycinicus, the genomic window ACCCGCGTCACCCCTTTTCTCGGCCCCGTCGGCTGGTTACCGTTCAGGATCATGACAAAGGCTCTCGTTCTCGGCGGCGGCGGTGTCACCGGCATCGCCTGGCATCTCGGTCTGCTCTGCGGTCTGCAGCGGGCCGGCGTCCCGCTGACCGGCGCGGACAGGATCATCGGCACCTCGGCCGGTTCGGTCGTCGGCACGCTGGTCGCCGCGGGCATCGACCTGGAGGCGGCGGTCGCGCTGCAGCAGGTCGACGTCACCCCGCGGCCCGGCGGCAGCGGCAGCGGGGGCGGCGGGAGCAACGGCCGCTGGCTGGCCGCGCTCGCCGTGCTGGCCGACCCGTCGATCCCGGCGCAGCAGGCCCGCGCCCAGGTCGGCGCGATGGCGCTCGCGGCGGACACGCCCGAGGAGCGGTCGTTCGTGGCGCAGATCGAGGCGATCCTGCCGGTTCGCGAGTGGCCGGACCGGGATCTGCGGATCACCGTGGTGGACACGGCCGACGGGCAGGACGAGGTGCTGACCGCCAAGTCCGGGGTGCCGCTGGTGAGCGCGGTCGCGGCGAGCTGCGCGGTGCCCGGCCTGATGCCTCCGATCACCATCGGTGACCGCCGCTACATGGACGGCGGGGTCCGGGTCGGTGCGGGTGCCGACCTGGCGGCCGGCGCGGAGCGGGTGGTGGTGATCGCCCCGCTCGCCATGCTCAGCCGCGACCGGATCGTCACCGAGCTGGGCCTGACCGGCGCGCCGAAGACCCTGCTGATCGAGCCGGACGAGGCCGCGGTCGAGGCTTTCGGCGGCAACTTCATGGATCCTTCGCGGCGCGGTCCGTCGGTCCGCGCCGGGTTGGCGCAGGCCGAGGCCATTGCTGATTCGGTACGCGCGGTCTGGTCCTGACCCGACGCCGCCAGCGATCGAACTCCCGGCCGGCGCCAAAAGCGATCCGGGCTCCCGGCCGGCGTCAAAAGCGGCCCGGGCTCCGGGTCGGCGTCAAAAGCGGCCCGGGCTCCCGGCCGGCTCCTTCAGCGAGCCGGGAGACAATCGTGCTCCTTGAGCGGGCCGGGAGCCGGCCGTGCTCCTCAGCGGACCCGGATCCCGGCCCGGTAGACGGCCGCCACCGCGGTCAGCGCCCCCGGGTCGGTCAGCGGGTCGCCGGCCACCGCGAGCAGGTCGGCGTCGTAGCCGGCCGCGACACGTCCCTTCCGGTCGCCCAGCCCGCACGCCCGCGCCGCGACCGAGGTGACCGACCGCAGCGCCTCGACCGGCGGGATGCCGAGCAGGCCCACCATCATCGCCGGGCCGTAGCCGAGCACGTCGGCCGGTTTGAGCGGCCCGATCCCGGCGTCGCTGCTGCACACCAGCGGCACCCCGGCCGCCCGCAGCTCCAGGAACACCGTGATGAGCAGCGGCAGCATCTTCTCGATCCGGGGTGGCCGGGACACCCCGGGCACCGGTTTCAGGGCGACCGTGGCGCCGATCGGGATGCCGGCCGCGGCGATCGCCCGCACCACCGCCGGGTCCGCCTCGGCGCCCTCGGCGGTCATGAACGTGCCATGCTCGATCATGTCGACGCCGGCGGCGACCGCGTCGGCGATCCCGGCCCCACCGTGCGCATGCACGGTCACCGGCAGGTGGCACCGGTGCGCCTCGTCGGCCGCGGCCCGCATCTCGGCCGCGCCGAACTGGGACACGTGCGACGCGCTGCCCTCGGTCAGCTCACCGCCGGTACCCATCACCTTGATCACGTCGACGCCGTGCTCGGCGTGTTCACGCACCGCGGCCCGGACCGCGTCCGGGCCGGGCTCGACGCCGCCGCCGAGGAACCAGCAGTGCCCCCGGCCGGTGGTGATCGGCGGACCGGCGACGAGCAGCATCGGGCCGGCGGCCGGGTCGGCGGCCAGCTCGGCGCGCAGCCGCAGCGACAGGTAGCCGCGGTCGCCGAGGTCGCGGGCGGTGGTGACGCCGGAGGCGAGGGCGAGCCGCGCGTTCGCCCGCATGGTGGACAGCACCTGCTCGTCGCCGGCCGTGGCCAGCCCGCTGACCGGGTCGGCGGTGGCGTCGAAGACGAAGTGGACATGCGTGTCGACCAGGCCGGGCAGCAGGGTGACCGCGCCCAGGTCGGTGACCGGGACGCCGGCGGGCAACTCGCCGCCGGACTGGACGGCGACGATCCGTCCGTTCTCGATCAGCACCGCGGGTTTCTCGACCGGCTGCTCGCTCACCCCGTCGAAGAGCCGGCCGGCTCGCACAGCCAGCATGAGAACCATTCGACGCCGGTTGCTCGGCTGCCGTCGATCGGCTACCCGGTCCGATTGCGAGCCTTTCAGGTGTCTTCGCGGAATGTCCGGCCCATGTCGCTCCGCATGGGTCCGGCCTGACCCGCCAAGACCTGAAGCAGTCGGGTTGCGGCGTGGGTGAGCGGGATGGCCTCCTGTTCGATGCGCCGGAACGGGGTGGGGCCGGCGGTGGCGATGGTGTGGTACGCGATGGTCTCCGCCTCGGTCAGGTGCGGCAGGAGCACCGGTGACGCTTTGATAGGCCGGCCCGCCCTGTCGTGGTTGACCCCGTGCAGCGCGTACTGGTGCAGGTCAGCGGCTTCCATGAGGATGGAGGAGACCTGTTTGGCCGGTGCGCCGTCCGGCGCGGGCTCGGCGAGGGCAGCGCGGAAATGGTCGAGGATCGCGTACCCGTCCGCGTCGATGTCGCCCCAGTAGACGACGTGCTCCGCGGAGCGGATCCACGGCACGTTCGCAAGGAGGACGGCCGCGGCCTTACCCCCACCCTCGACCACGATCGTATCGCTGACCGGCGGGAACCAGAGACGGGAGTCGCGGTTCTCCACGACCAGGACGACGCGCGGCTGATAGGCGATGTCGTGCACGTCCCCGGTGGTCCAGGCGTCGTGCCGGCGCCGGCCGGACGCGGCGTGGCGTGGGTCGACGTCACGCCCGGC contains:
- a CDS encoding patatin-like phospholipase family protein, which encodes MTKALVLGGGGVTGIAWHLGLLCGLQRAGVPLTGADRIIGTSAGSVVGTLVAAGIDLEAAVALQQVDVTPRPGGSGSGGGGSNGRWLAALAVLADPSIPAQQARAQVGAMALAADTPEERSFVAQIEAILPVREWPDRDLRITVVDTADGQDEVLTAKSGVPLVSAVAASCAVPGLMPPITIGDRRYMDGGVRVGAGADLAAGAERVVVIAPLAMLSRDRIVTELGLTGAPKTLLIEPDEAAVEAFGGNFMDPSRRGPSVRAGLAQAEAIADSVRAVWS
- a CDS encoding amidohydrolase family protein, with the protein product MLAVRAGRLFDGVSEQPVEKPAVLIENGRIVAVQSGGELPAGVPVTDLGAVTLLPGLVDTHVHFVFDATADPVSGLATAGDEQVLSTMRANARLALASGVTTARDLGDRGYLSLRLRAELAADPAAGPMLLVAGPPITTGRGHCWFLGGGVEPGPDAVRAAVREHAEHGVDVIKVMGTGGELTEGSASHVSQFGAAEMRAAADEAHRCHLPVTVHAHGGAGIADAVAAGVDMIEHGTFMTAEGAEADPAVVRAIAAAGIPIGATVALKPVPGVSRPPRIEKMLPLLITVFLELRAAGVPLVCSSDAGIGPLKPADVLGYGPAMMVGLLGIPPVEALRSVTSVAARACGLGDRKGRVAAGYDADLLAVAGDPLTDPGALTAVAAVYRAGIRVR
- a CDS encoding Wadjet anti-phage system protein JetD domain-containing protein, translating into MSALVTPLAAVAAVGRKLDQKWAEAVCAELGAGDPVAFSVRLRPGVRTGRAVEQLGYTAWHGWHMQWRDFCGRLPAGVEVARAAVTVRGVTGDFPAVLQADLDGAATLLRDTRDDAGPPAVDIGRARALASALRSAGATLTPATLRAVYRLAATDVDVLINAVTWLRRHPDAGDWTRRQLPVPGMHTKWLDTHGGLLRDVAGRDVDPRHAASGRRRHDAWTTGDVHDIAYQPRVVLVVENRDSRLWFPPVSDTIVVEGGGKAAAVLLANVPWIRSAEHVVYWGDIDADGYAILDHFRAALAEPAPDGAPAKQVSSILMEAADLHQYALHGVNHDRAGRPIKASPVLLPHLTEAETIAYHTIATAGPTPFRRIEQEAIPLTHAATRLLQVLAGQAGPMRSDMGRTFREDT